AAGCCGCCGCTGAACTCGGTGGGCGATCTGAATTTCTACGAACTTCATCTGCGCGATTTCAGCGTGGCCGACGCTACCGTTCCCGCCGCCGAGCGAGGAACGTACCTGGCCTTTACCGAGAAGAACAGCGACGGAATGAAGCACCTCAAAGCGCTGGCTGATGCGGGCCTCAAGGCCGTGCACCTGCTGCCGACCTTCGACATCGCCTCCATTCCGCCCGACAAGGCAAATTGGAAAAGCCCTGGAGATCTGAGCAAACTCCCACCTGCCAGCGAGGAGCAGCAGGCCGCCGTCAATGCCATCAAAGATCAGGACGGTTTTAACTGGGGATACGACCCCTACCATTACATGACGCCGGAAGGTACCTACGCCGCCGACCCCGACCAGCGCACCAGGGAGTACCGCCAGATGGTGATGGCGTTGAACGCGGCGGGCCTGCGTGTGGTTCAGGATGTGGTGTTCAACCACACCGCCGCCAGTGGCGAGGCCGACAAGAGCGTGCTGGACAAGGTCGTGCCGGGCTATTACCACCGCCTGGACGTCAACGGCGTGGTCGCCAATTCGACTTGCTGCTCCAACACCGCCACCGAACACACCATGATGCGCCGCCTGATGATTGACACGCTGGTGCTGGAGGCCAAACAGTACAAGGTGGACGGCTTCCGATTCGATTTGATGGGCCACCATCTGGTGTCGGACATGCAGGCCGCCCGCGCCGCGCTGGACGCCCTGACCCTGGCCAAAGACGGCGTGGACGGCAAGCAGATCTACCTCTACGGCGAGGGCTGGGACTTCGGCGAGGTGGCGGGCAACGCACGCGGTGTCAATGCCACCCAGATCAACCTCTACGGGCAGGGCATCGGTACCTTCAACGACCGCCTCCGCGACGCGGTGCGCGGCGGCAATCCCTTCGGTGGGCTGCAAGACCAGGGCTTTGCGACGGGCCTGTTTACCCTGCCCAACGGTCAGAAGCAGAACACTGACAGTGTTGAAAATAGGGCCAAATTGCTCAAGCTCACTGATCAGATCAAGGTGGCGCTGAGCGGTAATCTGCGCGACTTCAAGTTCACCGACAGCAGCGGCAAAACCGTGACCGGGGCGCAGGTTCCGTATGGCAATTCGCCCACCGGCTACGCGGCCAGCCCACGCGAGACCATCAACTATGTCTCAGCACACGACAACCAGACCCTCTGGGATGCCGTGCTGCTCAAAGCGCCGCTGAGTTCGACGACGGCCCAGCGGGTGCGGATGCAAAACCTCGCCTACAGCCTGGTGCTGCTGGGTCAGGGCATGCCGTTCATCCACGCGGGCGACGAGTTGCTGCGCTCCAAGAGCTTCGACACCGACAGCTACAACAGTGGCGACTGGTTCAACGAGATTGCCTGGACCGGAGCCGACAACGGCTTCGGGCGCGGCCTGCCGATGGCCGAGAAGAATAAGGATCAGTGGGACCTCTACCGCCCGCTGCTTTCCAACGCGGCCCTCAAGGTCACGGCGGCAGACCGGACGCGGGGCTCGGACAACCTGCGTGAGCTGCTGAGCATTCGCAACTCCACGCCGCTGTTCCGGCTGCCCACCGCCCAGGCCGTGCAAAACCAACTGACCTTCCTCAACAGTGGCCCCAATCAGACGCCCGGCGTCATCGTGATGAAGCTCAGCGGCGGGAATGCGCCTTACAAGAACGTGCTGGTGGTCTTCAACGCCACCAACACTGTCTACACCCTCAAGGATGCCAGCCTCGCGCCGCTGAAACTGGACCTGCACCCGGCGCTGAAAGCCAGCTCGGACGCGTCGGTGAAGGGAAGTAAGGCCAGCGGTGACACGGTGAGCGTGCCCGGGTTGACGACGGCGGTGTTCGTCGGGAAGTAAGACGCTCCAACCCAGCCCACTTCATCCTCATCCTCCAGAAACGCGCTATTCCTGGGGGATGAAGCCAGGCCGGGCACACACGCATGGGTGATCTGAGCGGCGAACTGGGCCGGGCCGGGTCGGGCGCGGCGCAGGCCCAGAGCCGTGATCAGGCCCAGTTCGTGCGCCGCCGGGGGTTGTACGTCGGGGCCATTCTGACCGGGGCGCTGGTGGGGCTGCTGGTCACGGCCTTCCGGTTGCTGCTCGGCATGCTGGAACTGCGGCGGGCCACCTGGACGCCCGCGCTGATCGTACTCGCGCCGATGCTCGGGGAGGTGTTCAGTGTCTGGCTGGTGCGGCGGGCCGAGCCGAGCGCATCGGGCAGCGGCATTCCGCAGCTCAAGGCGGTGCTGCACCTGCTGAGATTCTTTCCCTGGCCGCGCGTGCTGCCCATCAAGTTTGTGGGCGGGCTGGCGGCGATGGGGTCGGGGCTGCCGCTGGGCCGCGAGGGGCCGAGTGTGCAGATGGGCGGCAGCCTCGGCGCGGCAGTGGCCCAGCTCACCCACGCCCGCCCGCAGCGCCGCCTGACCCTGATCGCCGCCGGGGCCGGGGCCGGGCTGGCCGCCGCCTTCAACGCCCCGCTGGCCGGGGTCACCTTCGTGCTGGAAGAATTGCAGCGCGATTTCACGCCGATGGTGTTCACGGCGGCGCTGATCGCCTGTACTGTGGCCGACACGGTGACCCGCAGCCTGGCCGGGCAGACTCCAGTGTTCACCCTGCCGTTCTTCGCCGCGCCGCGCCTGGCAGCGCTGCCGCTCTTTTTGCTGCTGGGCCTGCTGTGCGGCCTGGCGGGCGTGGTGTTCAACAGATCGCTGCTGCGCTCGCTCGATCTGGTCGCTCGCGTCCGCTCGCCGCTGCTGCTGGCGGCCCTCTGTGGGCTCGGTGTCGGGGCGCTGGGTTACTTCGTGCCGAGCGTGCTGGGCAGCGGGCACGCGGTGGTCGAGGCGGCGGCGCAGGGGAAGGTGGCGCTGCTTACTGCCGTCTTCTGGCTGGTGCTGAGACTCCTCGTCACGCTGGCGGGCTACGCGCCCGGCACGCCCGGCGGCATCTTCGCGCCGCTGCTGGTCATGGGCGCGCTGCTGGGGGCGGCCTTCGGACACCTCGCCGCGCCGCTGGCCGGTGACACGCCCGCTGGGCTGTTTGCGGTGGTGGGGATGGCGGCCTTGTTCAGTGGGGTGGTCCGCGCCCCACTCACGGCCGTCGTGCTGATCGTGGAGATGACCGGCAGCTATCCGCTGATGCTGCCGCTGCTGGCGGCCTGCTTCGTCGCCTACGCGGTGGCTGAGCGGCTGCGCGACGCCCCGATCTACGACGCGCTGCTGTCGCGTGAGCTGCGGCTGCGCTCCCCCGACGCGGTGCTGCTGCCCGAGATCATGGACGTGAGCCTGCGCCTGCAACCTGGCGCGCCGTTCGAGGGTCGCCCGGTCCGCGACCTGGGCCTGCCCCCCGGCTGCGTCATCGTGGAGATTGAGCGGGAGGGCCGCAGCCTGCTGCCGCACGGCGACACCGAACTCCAGGCGGGCGATTTGCTCCACGTACGCCTGGCCCCCGAAGCGGCGGACGCTTACGGGCGGCTACGGGCCGGAACCGGGCACCACTCGGAGCACTGAGGCGTCCCCCGGATCAGAGTGCTTGGGCCGGGTTGTCCAGCAGCGACGATCTGGCAGCGAAATCGGTTTCGCTCCTCTGCTTTTGTGTTACCCTCAGTCCATCAACAGCGGACCTCAAACGCGGCCAAACCGCCTGGCCTGGGCGTCGTTCTTCCATCCAAAAATTCAAGTTGCTTTTGCTCGTCTCCTTCACAGACAGGTGAACCCTTGAGCCAACTTCCAGCTGCTGAATTCATCAACGTCACCAAAGCCTTTGGGCCAGTGCAAGTCCTGCACGGGGTCAGTTTCGCCATTGCTGCCGGAGAAATCCACGCCCTGATCGGTGAGAACGGCGCGGGCAAATCCACCCTGATGAAGATTCTGGGAGGCTATCAGCCGCCGACTTCCGGCGAGGTCCTGCTCTCGGGGCAGCCGGCACACTTTGGCAGCAGCCGCGACGCCGAGGAAGAAGGTGTGGTGCTGATTCATCAGGAATTCAATCTGGCCGATGACCTGACGGTGGCGCAGAATGTTTTTCTGGGCCGCGAACTCGGCGGGGCGCTGCTCAACGACGCGGCCATGAACCGTGAGGCGGCGGCGGCCCTCGCGCGGCTGGGCGTGCCGATCGCGCCGACGCGCAAGGTGCGTGAGCTGAGCGTGCCGCAAAAGCAGCTCGTCGAGATTGCCAAGGCGCTCGCGCGTGACGCGAGGCTGCTGATCATGGATGAACCCACCGCCAGTCTGACCGTGCGCGAAACCGACGTGCTGTTTGACCTCATCAGGAAGCTCAGGAGTGCGGGCGTGACCATTCTCTATATCAGCCACAAACTCGAAGAGGTCAAGGCGCTGGCCGATACGGTCACGGTGCTGCGCGACGGCGCGGTGGTGTCCAGTGGCCCGGCCGGTGAGCTGACCCCGCATGAGATGGCCAACCGGATGGTGGGGCGCGAACTGGAGGATATGTTTCCGCCGAAGGGCCAGCCGGGAGAACAGGAACTGCTGCACGTGGAGGCGCTGAGCGTGCCCGGCTGGGCGCAGGACATTTCGTTCACCCTGCACGCGGGCGAGGTGCTGGGCCTGGCCGGACTCGTCGGTTCAGGCCGCACCGAACTGTTCGAGGGGCTGCTGGGCCTGCGCCCGCGCACGCTGGGTGAAGTCCGAATCGCTGGAAAAGCCGTGCGCCTGCGCAGTCCCGGCGACGCCGCCCGCGCTGGACTGGTGTACCTGTCCGAAGACCGCAAGGGCAAGGGCCTGCTGGTTGACTTCAAGCTGCGTCCCAATCTGACCCTGACCACCTTGCAGCACTACGCCCACCCCTTCCTTGACATCGGCGCGGAGCAGGCGGCGCTGGAGCGGGCCGCCCGCGACTACAACATCCGCACTGGGCGGCTGGACGTGGAAGCCCGGCTGCTCTCCGGCGGCAACCAGCAAAAGCTGGCGCTGGCCCGCATTCTGGAAGCTGATCCGCAGGTCATCGTGCTGGACGAGCCGACTCGTGGGGTGGACGTGGGTGCCAAGCGCGAGATTTACCTGCTGATTCAGCGCCTGGCCGAGAGTGGCAAGGGCGTCATCGTGATTTCCAGCGAACTGGGTGAACTGCTGGGTCTCAGCCAGCGCCTGCTGGTGGTGCGTGAGGGCCGGATCGTGGGTGAGCTTTCAGGTGAAGAAATAAATGAGCAGGAAGTCATTCAGTACGCCACTGGTCTGAAGGTTGCTGTCCCCAAAGCCACTGGTTCGTCTATCAAGTCCCTGGAGAGCGCGTGACCACCCCCACCGGAAAATCGTCCGACAACCCGCCCGCCCCGCGCCCCTCGGTGCTGTCACGAATAGGCAGCCTGGGGCCGCTGCTGGGCCTCCTCGCCCTGATGATCGTCGCCACCGCGCTCAATCCCGATTTCCTGACCCTCTCCAACCTGTCGAACGTGCTGACCCGCGCCGCCTTCATCGGCATCATCGCGGTGGGAGCCACCTTCGTGATCATCTCGGGCGGGATTGACCTTTCAGTCGGCTCAATGGCCGCCTTGATCGCCGGTTCGATGATCCTGATCATGAATGCCATTAGTCCGGGCGTGGGCACCGTCGGCATCATCGTCATCGGGATGCTGTGTGCCCTGCTCATCGGGGCGGGGGCGGGCCTGCTCCACGGTACGGTCATTACGCGGGGACGCATCGAGCCGTTTATCGTCACGCTGGGCACGCTGGGCATCTTCCGCTCGGTGCTGACGTATCTCTCGCAGGGCGGCAGCATCTCACTGAACAACACCCTCAGCGACGCCTACAGTCCGGTCTTCTACGGCAAATTCCTGGGCATTCCGATTCCGATTCTGGTATTCACCGCCGTCGCGCTGCTGGGCGGGTTGATTCTCAACCGCACCCGCTACGGCCGCTACGTGCAGGCCACCGGCAGCAACGAGCAGGTGGCCCGCTACGCCGCCGTGGACGTGACCCGCGTCAAGATCATTACCTACGTTATCCAGGGCGTCTGCGTGGCGCTGGCGACGCTGCTGTATGTCCCCAGACTCG
This portion of the Deinococcus rubellus genome encodes:
- the clcA gene encoding H(+)/Cl(-) exchange transporter ClcA, with translation MGDLSGELGRAGSGAAQAQSRDQAQFVRRRGLYVGAILTGALVGLLVTAFRLLLGMLELRRATWTPALIVLAPMLGEVFSVWLVRRAEPSASGSGIPQLKAVLHLLRFFPWPRVLPIKFVGGLAAMGSGLPLGREGPSVQMGGSLGAAVAQLTHARPQRRLTLIAAGAGAGLAAAFNAPLAGVTFVLEELQRDFTPMVFTAALIACTVADTVTRSLAGQTPVFTLPFFAAPRLAALPLFLLLGLLCGLAGVVFNRSLLRSLDLVARVRSPLLLAALCGLGVGALGYFVPSVLGSGHAVVEAAAQGKVALLTAVFWLVLRLLVTLAGYAPGTPGGIFAPLLVMGALLGAAFGHLAAPLAGDTPAGLFAVVGMAALFSGVVRAPLTAVVLIVEMTGSYPLMLPLLAACFVAYAVAERLRDAPIYDALLSRELRLRSPDAVLLPEIMDVSLRLQPGAPFEGRPVRDLGLPPGCVIVEIEREGRSLLPHGDTELQAGDLLHVRLAPEAADAYGRLRAGTGHHSEH
- the pulA gene encoding pullulanase-type alpha-1,6-glucosidase produces the protein MQRLATLLTFALAVSAAAQSALPANTARIHYQRSDTQYDAWGLHVWEDTSATVTWDKPLKASGKDDFGVYWDVPLKPNPVKLGLIVHSGDKKDADKDLFMNLGLGHELWLKSGNANVAYAKAGPFNVDAAQAVVAQAAPAAPPAETSSTIPAGNARINYYRSDGKYDGWGLHVWDGAKTPTEWTKPLTQTGKNEFGVYWDVPTVEGWSKLNFIIHKGDDKDPGPDQSLPAASGTQAWIISGSPAVNTTRPDTSVRPIGDLSQQQALWLTRDTLAVKPALLANGALLNLYSSTSGDLKLTPAGITGGESLPLVRADEGDSLSAALKAKYPYLANYAVVKLRPEDVGKVAAALRGQLAISSTGLDDKLMDATGVQRWGVLDDLAAYTGPLGVTWAGSIPTLTVWAPTAQDVKVLVTVGGQTKTVPMKAGEKGSWSVTGDAGWKNAPYRYQVTVYAPTTGKVETNVVSDPYSIGLTADGQQSLVTDLSDASQKPVGWDTLKKPPLNSVGDLNFYELHLRDFSVADATVPAAERGTYLAFTEKNSDGMKHLKALADAGLKAVHLLPTFDIASIPPDKANWKSPGDLSKLPPASEEQQAAVNAIKDQDGFNWGYDPYHYMTPEGTYAADPDQRTREYRQMVMALNAAGLRVVQDVVFNHTAASGEADKSVLDKVVPGYYHRLDVNGVVANSTCCSNTATEHTMMRRLMIDTLVLEAKQYKVDGFRFDLMGHHLVSDMQAARAALDALTLAKDGVDGKQIYLYGEGWDFGEVAGNARGVNATQINLYGQGIGTFNDRLRDAVRGGNPFGGLQDQGFATGLFTLPNGQKQNTDSVENRAKLLKLTDQIKVALSGNLRDFKFTDSSGKTVTGAQVPYGNSPTGYAASPRETINYVSAHDNQTLWDAVLLKAPLSSTTAQRVRMQNLAYSLVLLGQGMPFIHAGDELLRSKSFDTDSYNSGDWFNEIAWTGADNGFGRGLPMAEKNKDQWDLYRPLLSNAALKVTAADRTRGSDNLRELLSIRNSTPLFRLPTAQAVQNQLTFLNSGPNQTPGVIVMKLSGGNAPYKNVLVVFNATNTVYTLKDASLAPLKLDLHPALKASSDASVKGSKASGDTVSVPGLTTAVFVGK
- a CDS encoding ABC transporter permease, producing the protein MTTPTGKSSDNPPAPRPSVLSRIGSLGPLLGLLALMIVATALNPDFLTLSNLSNVLTRAAFIGIIAVGATFVIISGGIDLSVGSMAALIAGSMILIMNAISPGVGTVGIIVIGMLCALLIGAGAGLLHGTVITRGRIEPFIVTLGTLGIFRSVLTYLSQGGSISLNNTLSDAYSPVFYGKFLGIPIPILVFTAVALLGGLILNRTRYGRYVQATGSNEQVARYAAVDVTRVKIITYVIQGVCVALATLLYVPRLGSASPSTGLLWELEAIAAVIIGGTALKGGSGRIWGTVVGAILLVTIENVLNLTSIISVYLNAAVQGVVIIIVAFMQRGKKAG
- a CDS encoding sugar ABC transporter ATP-binding protein — its product is MSQLPAAEFINVTKAFGPVQVLHGVSFAIAAGEIHALIGENGAGKSTLMKILGGYQPPTSGEVLLSGQPAHFGSSRDAEEEGVVLIHQEFNLADDLTVAQNVFLGRELGGALLNDAAMNREAAAALARLGVPIAPTRKVRELSVPQKQLVEIAKALARDARLLIMDEPTASLTVRETDVLFDLIRKLRSAGVTILYISHKLEEVKALADTVTVLRDGAVVSSGPAGELTPHEMANRMVGRELEDMFPPKGQPGEQELLHVEALSVPGWAQDISFTLHAGEVLGLAGLVGSGRTELFEGLLGLRPRTLGEVRIAGKAVRLRSPGDAARAGLVYLSEDRKGKGLLVDFKLRPNLTLTTLQHYAHPFLDIGAEQAALERAARDYNIRTGRLDVEARLLSGGNQQKLALARILEADPQVIVLDEPTRGVDVGAKREIYLLIQRLAESGKGVIVISSELGELLGLSQRLLVVREGRIVGELSGEEINEQEVIQYATGLKVAVPKATGSSIKSLESA